A stretch of the Rhinoderma darwinii isolate aRhiDar2 chromosome 3, aRhiDar2.hap1, whole genome shotgun sequence genome encodes the following:
- the MATR3 gene encoding matrin-3 isoform X1: MNQGNRANMSKSFSHSSLGRDLMNFSSGSKLSQQGSRGFLSGSSSQNLPSIFSIGNRAPPPPPPPPLSSQHRGDPGQANKILASFGLSSRDLDELSRYPEEKITPESLPQLIQQIKRRRSEDMAMLSYRERVPREPLRVSSNEWDDDVRPFRRESLVDRPSGLDHVVDYDHGSRTRAPAYRDRLDLDERLRDRERFRDDRFLSDTPFRKLSTDYEPMAYSQPQERSVFEKTRGMPSVRNIDDFHGLSPKDFPHQCSLCDILIHTLKGWSEHCNGRTHRRHRLLLMEVYPDWNGHGMGDSTMVHQSTNPAPGILGPPPPPPPPPRSLLPMGGGPEGRRGNQRVHLGMDDRGPGPRHVQRRPAKQGTGRVVHIINFERGKNLKNHLLKVAEPFGVITNHLILNKMNEAFIEMSTAEDALAVVDYYSTNQAIVMGKPVSVHMSQKYKRIKKAELRMEPKPDAGRVVHLSKLPNFGYTDAALLKLAETYGKVRTYILMRVRNQAFIEMEKADEAQNMVKRCAKIPLLFLGRTVKVDLSERYKKLVLKIPNKLMEQKEKSRKRAHSPDRKVGGKEKQLKTEVDVITESGDGESPAASAEVTTDDTVQTSEETDQKDIVTDSCEPELMEEEEEEGGGGEGGEEGEEAEEEEAAALLETSSSVADDEVLDTNEEEADDVGEAQSEAQEPDSSAPSGNLTEEKPKGAPKFPGNIDGFVTLDEIGDEEDSETSKVKASTVGMSAEQTKKMDSSSVMASTSVEETEQENEAEQENEAEQEEAANEEPCQTPITPKSETDQASESAAETNNVEELSDDYTLGPFQPNNPVGVDFVVPKTGFYCKLCSLFYTNEDVAKITHCSTLPHYQKLKKLYNKLAKNQEKN; this comes from the exons ATGAACCAGGGCAATAGAGCGAACATGTCGAAGTCCTTTTCTCATTCATCTTTAGGCAGAGATTTGATGAACTTCAGTTCTGGCTCGAAATTAAGTCAGCAAGGCTCTCGTGGCTTTCTGTCTGGTTCCTCCTCCCAAAACTTGCCATCCATTTTTAGTATTGgtaacagagctcctcctcctccacctcctcctcccttATCTTCTCAACATAGGGGAGACCCCGGTCAGGCCAATAAGATCTTGGCCAGCTTTGGTCTGTCCTCTAGGGACTTGGATGAATTAAGTCGCTATCCTGAGGAGAAGATTACTCCTGAAAGTTTACCACAGCTTATTCAGCAAATTAAGAGGAGGAGGTCAGAAGACATGGCTATGTTAAGTTACAGAGAGAGAGTTCCTCGAGAGCCGTTGAGAGTGTCTAGCAATGAATGGGATGATGATGTAAGACCCTTCAGAAGAGAGAGTTTAGTTGATCGCCCATCCGGTCTCGACCACGTGGTCGATTATGACCATGGGAGCCGCACTCGAGCACCAGCTTATCGCGACAGACTGGATTTAGACGAGCGCTTAAGAGATCGGGAAAGGTTTCGAGATGACCGTTTCTTATCCGATACTCCTTTCCGTAAGCTTAGTACCGACTACGAGCCCATGGCCTACAGCCAACCACAAGAACGATCTGTCTTTGAAAAGACCAGAGGAATGCCGTCCGTTAGAAACATTGACGATTTCCACGGACTATCGCCAAAAGATTTTCCCCATCAATGTTCCCTCTGTGATATACTAATTCATACTTTGAAG GGCTGGAGTGAGCATTGTAATGGCCGAACTCATAGAAGGCACCGACTGCTGCTTATGGAAGT TTATCCAGATTGGAATGGACATGGAAT GGGGGACTCGACAATGGTACACCAATCTACAAATCCTGCACCAGGAATATTGGGACCACctcctccaccaccaccaccgccaCGATCACTTTTGCCAATGGGAGGTGGACCCGAAGGAAGACGTGGAAACCAAAGGGTTCACCTAG gAATGGATGATCGTGGACCTGGACCAAGACACGTTCAGAGGAGACCG GCCAAGCAGGGCACCGGGAGAGTTGTTCATATTATAAACTTTGAGCGAGGGAAGAATCTGAAGAACCATCTTTTAAAGGTTGCCGAGCCTTTTGGAGTGATAACCAACCATTTAATTTTAAACAAAATGAATGAG GCGTTCATTGAAATGTCTACTGCAGAAGATGCTCTGGCTGTAGTGGATTATTACAGCACAAACCAAGCTATTGTCATGGGAAAGCCGGTTAGCGTCCACATGTCTCAAAAATATAAGCGTATAAAG AAAGCAGAGTTGAGGATGGAACCGAAACCTGACGCTGGCCGTGTTGTGCATCTTAGTAAACTGCCCAATTTTGGCTACACGGATGCTGCACTCCTTAAACTTGCTGAGACCTATGGGAAAGTGAGAACCTATATTCTAATGAGAGTGAGGAATCAG GCTTTTATTGAAATGGAGAAGGCGGACGAAGCTCAGAACATGGTAAAGCGCTGTGCGAAAATCCCTCTACTGTTCCTAGGAAGGACTGTGAAAGTAGATTTGTCTGAAAGATACAAGAAGCTTGTTTTAAAG ATACCAAACAAACTTATGGAACAAAAAGAAAAGAGCCG gaaGAGAGCTCATTCTCCGGACCGCAAAGTAGGTGGCAAGGAGAAGCAGTTAAAGACAGAGGTCGATGTGATTACTGAAAGTGGTGATGGAGAGAGTCCGGCTGCATCTGCTGAAGTCACCACTGATGACACTGTTCAGACATCAGAGGAGACCGATCAAAAGGATATAGTGACTGATTCTTGTGAACCAGAgcttatggaggaggaggaggaggaggggggaggaggagaaggtggagaagaaggagaagaagcagAGGAAGAGGAAGCTGCTGCTCTCCTAGAAACTAGTAGCTCTGTGGCTGATGATGAAGTACTAGAcacaaatgaagaggaagcagatgATGTGGGAGAAGCTCAATCTGAGGCGCAGGAGCCAGACTCTTCAGCTCCCTCTGGAAATCTCACTGAGGAAAAACCGAAG GGAGCACCCAAGTTTCCTGGGAACATAGATGGTTTTGTTACTCTTGATGAGATTGGTGATGAGGAGGATTCGGAAACCTCGAAGGTGAAAGCCTCTACTGTAGGAATGTCTGCAGAACAGACAAAGAAAATGGACAGCAGTTCAGTCATGGCTAGCACAAGTGTGGAAGAAACCGAGCAAGAGAATGAAGCGGAGCAAGAAAATGAAGCCGAGCAAGAAGAGGCAGCAAATGAGGAGCCCTGCCAAACACCCATAACCCCAAAATCTGAAACCGATCAGGCCAGTGAAAGTGCCGCTGAAACAAACAACGTAGAAGAATTATCTGATGATTATACTCTTGGCCCGTTTCAGCCCAATAATCCTGTTG GAGTGGATTTTGTGGTTCCCAAGACTGGCTTCTACTGCAAGCTGTGCTCATTGTTCTATACCAATGAAGACGTGGCCAAGATTACGCATTGCAGTACCTTGCCTCACTACCAGAAACTGAAG
- the MATR3 gene encoding matrin-3 isoform X2, whose amino-acid sequence MEVYPDWNGHGMGDSTMVHQSTNPAPGILGPPPPPPPPPRSLLPMGGGPEGRRGNQRVHLGMDDRGPGPRHVQRRPAKQGTGRVVHIINFERGKNLKNHLLKVAEPFGVITNHLILNKMNEAFIEMSTAEDALAVVDYYSTNQAIVMGKPVSVHMSQKYKRIKKAELRMEPKPDAGRVVHLSKLPNFGYTDAALLKLAETYGKVRTYILMRVRNQAFIEMEKADEAQNMVKRCAKIPLLFLGRTVKVDLSERYKKLVLKIPNKLMEQKEKSRKRAHSPDRKVGGKEKQLKTEVDVITESGDGESPAASAEVTTDDTVQTSEETDQKDIVTDSCEPELMEEEEEEGGGGEGGEEGEEAEEEEAAALLETSSSVADDEVLDTNEEEADDVGEAQSEAQEPDSSAPSGNLTEEKPKGAPKFPGNIDGFVTLDEIGDEEDSETSKVKASTVGMSAEQTKKMDSSSVMASTSVEETEQENEAEQENEAEQEEAANEEPCQTPITPKSETDQASESAAETNNVEELSDDYTLGPFQPNNPVGVDFVVPKTGFYCKLCSLFYTNEDVAKITHCSTLPHYQKLKKLYNKLAKNQEKN is encoded by the exons ATGGAAGT TTATCCAGATTGGAATGGACATGGAAT GGGGGACTCGACAATGGTACACCAATCTACAAATCCTGCACCAGGAATATTGGGACCACctcctccaccaccaccaccgccaCGATCACTTTTGCCAATGGGAGGTGGACCCGAAGGAAGACGTGGAAACCAAAGGGTTCACCTAG gAATGGATGATCGTGGACCTGGACCAAGACACGTTCAGAGGAGACCG GCCAAGCAGGGCACCGGGAGAGTTGTTCATATTATAAACTTTGAGCGAGGGAAGAATCTGAAGAACCATCTTTTAAAGGTTGCCGAGCCTTTTGGAGTGATAACCAACCATTTAATTTTAAACAAAATGAATGAG GCGTTCATTGAAATGTCTACTGCAGAAGATGCTCTGGCTGTAGTGGATTATTACAGCACAAACCAAGCTATTGTCATGGGAAAGCCGGTTAGCGTCCACATGTCTCAAAAATATAAGCGTATAAAG AAAGCAGAGTTGAGGATGGAACCGAAACCTGACGCTGGCCGTGTTGTGCATCTTAGTAAACTGCCCAATTTTGGCTACACGGATGCTGCACTCCTTAAACTTGCTGAGACCTATGGGAAAGTGAGAACCTATATTCTAATGAGAGTGAGGAATCAG GCTTTTATTGAAATGGAGAAGGCGGACGAAGCTCAGAACATGGTAAAGCGCTGTGCGAAAATCCCTCTACTGTTCCTAGGAAGGACTGTGAAAGTAGATTTGTCTGAAAGATACAAGAAGCTTGTTTTAAAG ATACCAAACAAACTTATGGAACAAAAAGAAAAGAGCCG gaaGAGAGCTCATTCTCCGGACCGCAAAGTAGGTGGCAAGGAGAAGCAGTTAAAGACAGAGGTCGATGTGATTACTGAAAGTGGTGATGGAGAGAGTCCGGCTGCATCTGCTGAAGTCACCACTGATGACACTGTTCAGACATCAGAGGAGACCGATCAAAAGGATATAGTGACTGATTCTTGTGAACCAGAgcttatggaggaggaggaggaggaggggggaggaggagaaggtggagaagaaggagaagaagcagAGGAAGAGGAAGCTGCTGCTCTCCTAGAAACTAGTAGCTCTGTGGCTGATGATGAAGTACTAGAcacaaatgaagaggaagcagatgATGTGGGAGAAGCTCAATCTGAGGCGCAGGAGCCAGACTCTTCAGCTCCCTCTGGAAATCTCACTGAGGAAAAACCGAAG GGAGCACCCAAGTTTCCTGGGAACATAGATGGTTTTGTTACTCTTGATGAGATTGGTGATGAGGAGGATTCGGAAACCTCGAAGGTGAAAGCCTCTACTGTAGGAATGTCTGCAGAACAGACAAAGAAAATGGACAGCAGTTCAGTCATGGCTAGCACAAGTGTGGAAGAAACCGAGCAAGAGAATGAAGCGGAGCAAGAAAATGAAGCCGAGCAAGAAGAGGCAGCAAATGAGGAGCCCTGCCAAACACCCATAACCCCAAAATCTGAAACCGATCAGGCCAGTGAAAGTGCCGCTGAAACAAACAACGTAGAAGAATTATCTGATGATTATACTCTTGGCCCGTTTCAGCCCAATAATCCTGTTG GAGTGGATTTTGTGGTTCCCAAGACTGGCTTCTACTGCAAGCTGTGCTCATTGTTCTATACCAATGAAGACGTGGCCAAGATTACGCATTGCAGTACCTTGCCTCACTACCAGAAACTGAAG